From a region of the Pseudoxanthomonas sp. X-1 genome:
- a CDS encoding carbohydrate-binding protein: MKSTRKSMLWSLISASATTGILGSLASAAVVTFVPMQSAQAQTACAAAWSASSVYTGGNTASKSGINYVANWWTQGDDPATHNGGAGSGQPWTSQGACSSSGGGGGGGGGGGGGGGGGTPTNPTYPSFVFSPYKDVTINLNWNTNVMQSKVTGTALPVAGAGSLISTQVPNLQAVTLAFATGTCGSETWGGVSADAFKNANIPVLNNAGVNYIVSTGGASGTFTCGSATGLANFIARYYTPHMIGVDFDIEGGQTQAQTDALVAAAKVVESQYPGIRFSFTLATLAASDGSYGGVNALGNQVIQAVLASGLQHYTINLMVMDFGRAQASNCVLKSGGLCDMGASTIKAVENLRHTYGIAPQHIEVTPMLGRNDTADEIFTLADVDTVALYAAQNGLAGVHHWSLDRDTPCAAPSDYASPICNSYTGPGVLAYTKRFLTDLGF; this comes from the coding sequence ATGAAGTCCACCCGCAAATCGATGTTGTGGTCGTTGATCAGCGCAAGCGCCACCACCGGCATCCTCGGATCGCTGGCTTCGGCGGCCGTCGTCACCTTCGTCCCGATGCAGTCGGCGCAGGCCCAGACCGCATGCGCGGCGGCATGGAGCGCCTCGTCCGTCTATACCGGCGGCAATACCGCCAGCAAGAGCGGCATCAACTACGTGGCCAACTGGTGGACCCAGGGCGATGACCCGGCCACGCACAACGGCGGCGCCGGGTCGGGCCAGCCCTGGACCTCGCAGGGGGCCTGTTCGTCCTCCGGCGGCGGGGGCGGAGGAGGCGGTGGTGGTGGCGGTGGCGGTGGCGGCGGAACGCCGACCAACCCGACCTATCCCAGCTTCGTGTTCAGTCCCTACAAGGACGTCACGATCAACCTCAACTGGAACACCAATGTCATGCAGTCCAAGGTCACCGGCACCGCGTTGCCGGTGGCGGGCGCGGGCAGCTTGATCTCCACCCAGGTACCGAACCTGCAGGCGGTGACGCTGGCCTTCGCGACCGGCACCTGCGGCAGCGAGACCTGGGGCGGCGTATCGGCCGATGCCTTCAAGAACGCCAACATCCCGGTACTCAACAACGCCGGCGTCAACTACATCGTCTCCACCGGCGGCGCCTCGGGCACCTTCACCTGCGGCAGCGCGACAGGCCTGGCCAACTTCATCGCCCGCTACTACACCCCGCACATGATCGGCGTGGACTTCGACATCGAAGGCGGCCAGACCCAGGCCCAGACCGATGCGCTGGTGGCCGCGGCCAAGGTGGTCGAGAGCCAGTATCCCGGCATCCGCTTCTCCTTCACCCTGGCCACGCTGGCCGCGTCGGACGGCAGCTACGGCGGCGTCAACGCGCTCGGCAACCAGGTGATCCAAGCGGTGCTGGCCTCCGGCCTGCAGCACTACACGATCAACCTGATGGTGATGGACTTCGGCCGCGCCCAGGCCTCCAACTGCGTGCTCAAGAGCGGCGGGCTGTGCGACATGGGAGCCTCGACCATCAAGGCCGTGGAGAACCTGCGTCACACCTACGGCATCGCGCCGCAGCACATCGAGGTGACGCCGATGCTGGGTCGCAACGATACGGCCGATGAGATCTTCACCCTGGCCGACGTCGACACCGTGGCGTTGTATGCCGCGCAGAACGGCCTGGCCGGCGTCCACCACTGGTCGCTGGATCGCGACACGCCGTGCGCGGCGCCGTCGGACTATGCCTCGCCGATCTGCAATTCCTACACGGGCCCGGGCGTGCTGGCCTACACCAAGCGCTTCCTGACCGATCTGGGTTTCTGA
- the puuE gene encoding allantoinase PuuE yields the protein MPDPSLPYPRDLIGYGRHAPHADWPGGARIAVQFVLNYEEGGENNVLHGDAGSEQFLSEIVGAASYPARHMSMESIYEYGSRVGVWRILREFERRGLPLTVFGVAMAMARHPEATAAFVELGHEVASHGWRWIHYQDMDPATERGHLQRAVELHTRLTGSAPLGWYTGRDSPNTRRLVVEHGGFAYDADYYGDDLPFWTQVETADGARKPHLVVPYTLDANDMRFATPQGFNTATQFFDYLRDSFDVLYAEGEDAPKMLSVGMHCRLLGRPGRLVALQRFLDHIAKHDKVWVCRRIDIARHWQQRHPFVVAA from the coding sequence ATGCCCGATCCGAGCCTGCCCTACCCCCGCGACCTGATCGGTTACGGACGCCATGCGCCGCATGCCGACTGGCCCGGCGGTGCGCGGATCGCGGTGCAGTTCGTGCTCAATTACGAGGAAGGCGGCGAGAACAACGTCCTGCATGGCGACGCCGGGTCGGAGCAGTTCCTCAGCGAGATCGTCGGCGCGGCCTCGTATCCGGCGCGGCACATGAGCATGGAGTCGATCTACGAGTACGGTTCGCGCGTGGGCGTGTGGCGGATCCTGCGCGAATTCGAACGGCGCGGCCTGCCGCTGACGGTGTTCGGCGTGGCCATGGCGATGGCGCGCCACCCCGAGGCCACCGCAGCCTTCGTCGAGCTCGGCCATGAAGTGGCCAGCCACGGCTGGCGCTGGATCCACTACCAGGACATGGACCCGGCCACCGAGCGCGGACACCTGCAGCGTGCGGTCGAGCTGCACACGCGGCTGACCGGCAGTGCGCCGCTGGGCTGGTACACCGGGCGCGACAGTCCCAACACGCGGCGGCTGGTGGTCGAGCACGGCGGCTTCGCCTACGACGCGGACTACTACGGCGACGATCTGCCGTTCTGGACCCAGGTCGAGACCGCCGACGGCGCGCGCAAGCCGCATCTGGTGGTGCCCTACACGCTGGACGCCAACGACATGCGCTTCGCCACCCCACAGGGCTTCAACACCGCCACCCAGTTCTTCGACTACCTGCGCGACAGCTTCGACGTGCTCTACGCCGAGGGCGAGGACGCGCCGAAGATGCTCTCGGTGGGCATGCACTGCCGGCTGCTGGGGCGGCCGGGGCGCTTGGTCGCGCTGCAGCGCTTTCTGGACCACATCGCCAAGCACGACAAGGTGTGGGTGTGCCGGCGCATCGACATCGCGCGCCACTGGCAGCAGCGGCATCCGTTCGTGGTGGCCGCATGA
- the uraD gene encoding 2-oxo-4-hydroxy-4-carboxy-5-ureidoimidazoline decarboxylase, translating to MIALAELNALPRDAFIGALAGIFEHSPWVPAGVAATRPYPSREALHAAMCQVVREAGVEAQLGLIRAHPELAGKAAIAGELTAHSASEQRGAGLDQCTPAEYADLVELNRRYRERHGFPFILAVRGHTRASIIAALRQRVEQPTEVEIATCLEQIEKIARLRLDDLVAD from the coding sequence ATGATCGCCCTGGCCGAACTCAACGCCTTGCCGCGCGATGCCTTCATCGGCGCGCTGGCGGGCATCTTCGAACACTCGCCCTGGGTGCCGGCCGGCGTCGCGGCCACGCGGCCCTATCCCTCGCGCGAGGCGCTGCATGCGGCCATGTGCCAGGTGGTGCGCGAGGCCGGCGTCGAGGCGCAGCTCGGCCTGATCCGCGCCCACCCCGAGCTGGCCGGCAAGGCGGCCATCGCCGGCGAGCTCACCGCGCATTCGGCCAGCGAGCAGCGTGGCGCCGGCCTGGACCAGTGCACGCCCGCCGAGTACGCCGACCTGGTGGAGCTCAACCGCCGCTATCGCGAACGGCACGGCTTTCCCTTCATCCTGGCCGTGCGCGGCCACACGCGCGCCAGCATCATCGCCGCGCTGCGCCAGCGCGTGGAGCAGCCGACCGAGGTGGAGATCGCCACCTGTCTGGAACAGATCGAGAAGATCGCCAGGCTGCGCCTGGACGATCTGGTCGCAGATTGA